A region of Massilia sp. WG5 DNA encodes the following proteins:
- the pssA gene encoding CDP-diacylglycerol--serine O-phosphatidyltransferase: MPTFPRRRKNGAPKTGRFGRFSRFSRVPRKADAEARPRRGIYLLPNAFTTAALFGGFYAIVMAMNQRFDHACWAVFIAMILDGLDGRVARLTNTQSEFGAQYDSLSDMVSFGAAPALVIYEWSLRGLGKLGWIAAFVYCAGAALRLARFNTNIEVVDKRFFQGLPSPAAAALVVGFVMMMTDPEINISPAKVDWISWSLALFAGLTMVTNVPFYSFKDVNFRKSVPFIVVFLIALFFALLAIDPPKVLWPLFVVYGLSGYVVYFWRLAKGKPVSIVQTEEETLDPSERR, encoded by the coding sequence ATGCCAACATTCCCACGCCGCAGAAAGAACGGCGCGCCCAAGACCGGTCGTTTCGGCCGCTTCAGCCGCTTCAGCCGGGTGCCCCGCAAGGCCGACGCCGAGGCCCGTCCGCGCCGCGGCATCTACCTGCTGCCCAACGCCTTCACCACCGCCGCCCTGTTCGGCGGCTTCTACGCCATCGTGATGGCGATGAACCAGCGTTTCGATCATGCCTGCTGGGCCGTGTTCATCGCCATGATCCTCGACGGCCTGGACGGCCGCGTGGCGCGCCTGACCAACACCCAGTCGGAGTTCGGCGCCCAGTACGACTCGCTGTCCGACATGGTGTCCTTCGGCGCCGCGCCGGCCCTGGTGATCTACGAATGGTCGCTGCGCGGCCTGGGCAAGCTGGGCTGGATCGCCGCCTTCGTCTACTGCGCCGGTGCCGCGCTGCGCCTGGCGCGCTTCAACACCAATATCGAAGTGGTCGACAAGCGCTTCTTCCAGGGCTTGCCCAGCCCGGCCGCGGCGGCCCTGGTGGTCGGCTTCGTGATGATGATGACCGATCCCGAGATCAATATCAGCCCGGCCAAGGTCGACTGGATCTCCTGGAGCCTGGCCCTGTTCGCCGGCCTGACCATGGTCACCAACGTGCCGTTCTACAGCTTCAAGGACGTCAACTTCCGCAAGTCGGTGCCCTTCATCGTGGTGTTCCTGATCGCGCTGTTCTTCGCCCTGCTGGCGATCGACCCGCCGAAGGTCCTGTGGCCGCTGTTCGTGGTCTACGGCCTGTCGGGCTATGTGGTCTACTTCTGGCGCCTGGCCAAGGGCAAGCCGGTCAGCATCGTGCAGACCGAGGAGGAGACGCTCGATCCGAGCGAGCGGCGCTGA
- a CDS encoding SIMPL domain-containing protein (The SIMPL domain is named for its presence in mouse protein SIMPL (signalling molecule that associates with mouse pelle-like kinase). Bacterial member BP26, from Brucella, was shown to assemble into a channel-like structure, while YggE from E. coli has been associated with resistance to oxidative stress.), with product MRASTLILAASLGLGLAPMLDAQAQTAAVATTSGTLVIVPAFGEVRHANDEATVTFSVEEQDKDRAAATARVNQKMKQGTDIVRREDPQAVLKTVNYYSYPVYPEVPDTPRPLATPAARRIPIGWRVGQYLEVRTRNLDNLPKTAAAAQKVLGISNIDYHLSPELTRKLDDERIAATYRNLNERIASIARAMGRNVGDAVIDTVDFEGSGNYVGGAEAAAAPMAMMRGKRADSAEMPEPSFEPGETRLQMRLVGKVKFR from the coding sequence ATGCGCGCATCGACGCTCATCCTCGCCGCCAGCCTCGGCCTCGGCCTGGCCCCCATGCTGGACGCCCAGGCGCAGACCGCCGCCGTGGCGACGACCAGCGGCACCCTGGTCATCGTCCCGGCCTTCGGCGAAGTCAGGCACGCGAATGACGAAGCCACCGTCACCTTCTCGGTCGAGGAGCAGGACAAGGACCGCGCCGCCGCCACCGCGCGCGTGAACCAGAAGATGAAGCAGGGCACGGACATCGTCCGCAGGGAAGACCCGCAGGCCGTGCTGAAGACGGTGAATTACTACAGCTACCCGGTGTATCCGGAAGTGCCGGACACGCCGCGCCCGCTGGCGACGCCGGCCGCGCGCCGCATCCCGATCGGCTGGCGCGTCGGCCAGTACCTCGAAGTCAGGACCCGCAACCTCGACAATCTGCCGAAGACGGCCGCCGCGGCCCAGAAGGTGCTGGGGATCAGCAATATCGACTACCACCTCAGCCCCGAGCTGACCAGGAAGCTGGACGACGAGCGCATCGCCGCCACCTACCGCAACCTGAACGAGCGCATCGCCTCGATCGCGCGCGCGATGGGCCGGAACGTGGGCGACGCCGTGATCGATACCGTCGACTTCGAAGGCAGCGGCAATTACGTGGGCGGCGCCGAGGCGGCGGCCGCGCCGATGGCGATGATGCGCGGCAAACGTGCCGACAGCGCCGAGATGCCCGAGCCCAGCTTCGAGCCGGGCGAGACCCGTCTGCAGATGCGGCTGGTCGGCAAAGTGAAATTCAGGTAA
- a CDS encoding PEP-CTERM sorting domain-containing protein (PEP-CTERM proteins occur, often in large numbers, in the proteomes of bacteria that also encode an exosortase, a predicted intramembrane cysteine proteinase. The presence of a PEP-CTERM domain at a protein's C-terminus predicts cleavage within the sorting domain, followed by covalent anchoring to some some component of the (usually Gram-negative) cell surface. Many PEP-CTERM proteins exhibit an unusual sequence composition that includes large numbers of potential glycosylation sites. Expression of one such protein has been shown restore the ability of a bacterium to form floc, a type of biofilm.), translated as MRHYHLVLGCGLALLAPQLPALAQIQAEVQAGGLRYTLTDLAPNDGKSPGLRLYDPGAAYISVSAEAPGKPASYRQGQSLDSLSLSAGWPGDSRVQGFYRNGGSLENSAIGLSFATLRPDLDGTILQARVDGPLMSVDLAPHTAVMLSLDVTLAMSMTPDAGGHTRIGSATASLLLWPDVNVEYKDAAEVHVGNQVIFGDDRLEDSAARTLSVNWANDSDATAFALLGYGVFGSAQAWTVSAVPEPAEWVMLATGLGLGLTRIKKRRSRSGGNGVRRWQPTA; from the coding sequence ATGCGCCACTACCACCTCGTCCTTGGCTGCGGACTCGCCCTGCTGGCGCCGCAGTTGCCCGCCCTTGCCCAGATCCAGGCCGAGGTCCAGGCCGGCGGCTTGCGCTACACCCTCACCGACCTGGCGCCGAACGACGGCAAGTCCCCCGGCCTCAGGCTGTACGATCCGGGCGCGGCCTATATCAGCGTCTCGGCCGAGGCGCCCGGCAAGCCGGCCAGTTACCGGCAGGGCCAGAGCCTGGATTCGCTCAGCCTGTCGGCAGGGTGGCCGGGGGATTCACGGGTGCAGGGCTTTTACCGAAATGGCGGCAGCCTGGAAAATTCCGCGATCGGCCTCTCCTTCGCCACCCTGCGCCCGGACCTCGACGGCACGATCCTGCAGGCCCGGGTGGACGGGCCGCTGATGTCGGTCGACCTGGCGCCGCACACGGCCGTCATGCTGAGCCTGGACGTGACGCTGGCGATGAGCATGACGCCCGACGCCGGCGGCCACACGCGCATCGGCAGCGCCACGGCCTCGCTGCTGCTGTGGCCCGACGTCAACGTGGAATACAAGGATGCCGCCGAGGTCCACGTGGGAAACCAGGTGATCTTCGGCGATGACCGGCTCGAAGACAGCGCCGCCCGCACCCTGAGCGTGAACTGGGCGAACGACAGCGACGCGACGGCGTTCGCGCTGCTCGGCTACGGCGTGTTCGGCAGCGCTCAGGCCTGGACGGTTTCCGCGGTGCCGGAGCCGGCGGAGTGGGTGATGCTGGCGACCGGGCTCGGGCTGGGACTCACACGCATAAAAAAACGCCGCTCCCGCAGCGGCGGGAACGGCGTTCGCAGGTGGCAGCCGACGGCTTAG
- the ilvC gene encoding ketol-acid reductoisomerase, with translation MKVFYDKDCDLSLIKGKNVAIIGYGSQGHAHAQNLSESGVNVTVGLRRGGASWTKVEQAGLKVAEVNEAVKAADVIMILLPDENIAQVYKENVEPNAKQGAVLAFAHGFNVHYGQVVPRADLDVIMVAPKAPGHTVRGTYTQGGGVPHLVAVYQDKSGAARDIALSYAMANGGGRAGIIETNFREETETDLFGEQAVLCGGAVELIKAGFETLTEAGYAPEMAYFECLHELKLIVDLIYEGGIANMNYSISNNAEYGEYVTGPRIVTEDTKNAMRQCLKDIQTGEYAKSFILENKAGAPTLISRRRLNAEHQIEQVGSKLRAMMPWIAKNKLVDQSKN, from the coding sequence ATGAAAGTTTTCTACGATAAAGACTGCGACCTCTCCCTCATCAAAGGCAAGAATGTCGCCATCATCGGCTACGGCTCGCAAGGCCACGCGCACGCCCAGAACCTGTCCGAATCCGGCGTCAACGTCACCGTCGGCCTGCGCCGCGGCGGCGCCTCCTGGACCAAGGTCGAGCAGGCCGGCCTGAAGGTCGCCGAAGTCAACGAGGCAGTGAAAGCCGCCGACGTCATCATGATCCTGCTGCCGGACGAGAACATCGCCCAGGTCTACAAGGAAAACGTCGAGCCGAACGCCAAGCAGGGCGCGGTGCTGGCCTTCGCGCACGGCTTCAACGTCCATTACGGCCAGGTCGTGCCGCGCGCCGACCTCGACGTGATCATGGTTGCGCCGAAGGCCCCGGGCCATACCGTGCGCGGCACCTACACCCAGGGTGGCGGCGTGCCGCACCTGGTGGCCGTGTACCAGGACAAGTCGGGCGCAGCCCGTGACATCGCGCTGTCGTATGCGATGGCGAACGGCGGCGGCCGCGCCGGCATCATCGAGACCAACTTCCGCGAAGAGACCGAGACCGACCTGTTCGGCGAGCAGGCCGTGCTGTGCGGCGGCGCCGTCGAGCTGATCAAGGCAGGCTTCGAGACCCTGACCGAAGCCGGCTACGCGCCGGAAATGGCCTACTTCGAGTGCCTGCACGAGCTGAAGCTGATCGTCGACCTGATCTACGAAGGCGGCATCGCGAACATGAACTACTCGATCTCGAACAACGCGGAATACGGCGAGTACGTGACCGGCCCGCGCATCGTGACCGAAGACACCAAGAACGCCATGCGCCAGTGCCTGAAGGACATCCAGACCGGCGAGTACGCCAAGTCCTTCATCCTCGAGAACAAGGCCGGCGCCCCGACCCTGATCTCGCGCCGCCGCCTGAACGCCGAGCACCAGATCGAACAGGTCGGCAGCAAGCTGCGCGCGATGATGCCGTGGATCGCGAAGAACAAGCTGGTGGACCAGTCGAAGAACTAA
- the ilvN gene encoding acetolactate synthase small subunit, with translation MRHIISVLIENEAGALSRVVGLFSARAYNIETLTVAPTEDATLSRMTIVTSGSDDIIEQITKHLNRLIEVVKVVDLTEGQHIERELMLIKVRAVGKEREEMKRTADIFRGRIIDVTEKTYTIELTGAKSKLDAFIDAIDRASILETVRTGGSGIGRGERILKV, from the coding sequence ATGCGCCACATTATTTCAGTCCTGATCGAGAACGAAGCGGGCGCCCTGTCGCGCGTGGTCGGCCTGTTCTCCGCACGCGCCTACAACATCGAGACCCTGACGGTGGCGCCGACCGAAGATGCGACGCTGTCGCGCATGACCATCGTGACCTCCGGCTCGGACGACATCATCGAGCAGATCACGAAACACCTGAACCGCCTGATCGAGGTGGTGAAGGTGGTCGACCTGACCGAAGGCCAGCACATCGAGCGCGAGCTCATGCTGATCAAGGTGAGGGCGGTCGGCAAGGAGCGCGAAGAGATGAAGCGCACCGCGGACATCTTCCGCGGCCGCATCATCGACGTGACCGAGAAGACCTACACGATCGAGCTGACCGGCGCCAAGAGCAAGCTCGACGCCTTCATCGACGCCATCGACCGCGCTTCCATCCTCGAGACCGTCCGCACGGGCGGCTCCGGCATCGGCCGGGGCGAGCGCATTTTGAAAGTTTAA
- a CDS encoding acetolactate synthase 3 catalytic subunit — translation MSHDAAVPITGAEIVVRCLAEEGVKHVFGYPGGAVLYIYDAIFKQDKFQHILVRHEQAAIHAADAYSRSSNEVGVALVTSGPGVTNAVTGLSTAYMDSIPMVVISGQVPTHAIGQDAFQECDTVGITRPVVKHNFLVKDVRDLAATMKKAFYIARTGRPGPVLVDIPKDISMQKALYEYPRDVEMRSYKPVDKGHAGQIRKAVQLLLSAERPMIYTGGGVILANASNELNRLVDKLGFPVTNTLMGLGAYRASSGHFVGMPGMHGTYEANMAMQHCDVLVAIGARFDDRVIGNPKHFASNPRKIIHIDIDPSSISKRVKVDIPIVGNVKDVLVELLSQLDAAEQKPNEPALQKWWQQIGEWRSRECLKYTPSSEVIKPQSVVETLWQVTGGDAFVTSDVGQHQMWAAQYYPFNQPRRWINSGGLGTMGVGLPYAMGVQMANPDATVACITGEGSIQMNIQELATCKQYHLTPKIILLNNRFLGMVRQWQELDYNSRYSESYMDSLPDFEKLAESYGHVGMRIEKPGDVEGALRDAFAMKDRLVFMNFITDRSENVWPMVKTGKGLSEMLLSSEDL, via the coding sequence ATGAGTCATGACGCAGCAGTTCCCATCACGGGCGCTGAAATAGTTGTTCGTTGCCTCGCGGAAGAGGGCGTGAAACACGTCTTCGGTTATCCCGGCGGCGCGGTCCTCTATATCTACGACGCCATCTTCAAGCAGGACAAATTCCAGCACATCCTGGTACGCCACGAACAGGCGGCCATCCACGCAGCCGACGCCTATTCGCGCAGCTCGAACGAAGTCGGCGTGGCCCTGGTCACGTCCGGTCCGGGCGTGACGAATGCCGTCACCGGCCTCTCCACCGCCTATATGGATTCGATTCCGATGGTGGTGATCTCGGGCCAGGTGCCGACCCACGCGATCGGCCAGGACGCTTTCCAGGAGTGCGACACGGTCGGCATCACCCGTCCGGTCGTGAAACACAACTTCCTCGTCAAGGACGTGCGCGACCTCGCCGCGACGATGAAGAAAGCCTTCTATATCGCCCGCACCGGCCGTCCCGGCCCGGTCCTGGTCGATATCCCGAAGGACATCAGCATGCAGAAGGCCCTGTACGAGTATCCTCGCGACGTCGAGATGCGCTCGTACAAGCCGGTCGACAAGGGCCACGCGGGCCAGATCCGCAAGGCCGTGCAGCTGCTGCTGTCCGCCGAACGCCCGATGATCTACACCGGCGGCGGCGTGATCCTGGCGAACGCCTCGAACGAACTGAACCGCCTGGTCGACAAGCTCGGCTTCCCGGTCACCAATACGCTGATGGGCCTGGGCGCCTACCGCGCCTCCAGCGGCCACTTCGTCGGCATGCCGGGGATGCACGGCACCTACGAGGCGAACATGGCGATGCAGCACTGCGACGTGCTGGTCGCGATCGGCGCCCGCTTCGACGACCGCGTGATCGGCAACCCGAAGCACTTCGCCAGCAATCCGCGCAAGATCATCCATATCGACATCGACCCGTCGTCGATCTCGAAGCGGGTGAAGGTCGACATCCCGATCGTCGGCAACGTCAAGGACGTGCTGGTGGAACTGCTGTCCCAGCTCGACGCGGCGGAACAGAAGCCGAACGAACCGGCGCTGCAGAAATGGTGGCAGCAGATCGGCGAATGGCGTTCGCGCGAATGCCTGAAATACACGCCGTCCAGCGAGGTCATCAAGCCGCAGTCGGTGGTCGAGACCCTGTGGCAGGTCACCGGCGGCGACGCCTTCGTCACCTCCGACGTCGGCCAGCACCAGATGTGGGCCGCGCAGTACTACCCGTTCAACCAGCCGCGCCGCTGGATCAATTCGGGCGGCCTGGGCACGATGGGCGTGGGCCTGCCGTACGCGATGGGCGTGCAGATGGCGAATCCCGACGCCACCGTGGCCTGCATCACCGGCGAGGGTTCGATCCAGATGAACATCCAGGAGCTGGCGACCTGCAAGCAGTACCACCTGACGCCGAAGATCATCCTCCTGAACAACCGTTTCCTGGGCATGGTGCGCCAGTGGCAGGAGCTCGACTATAACTCGCGCTATTCCGAGTCCTACATGGATTCGCTGCCCGATTTCGAGAAGCTGGCCGAGTCCTACGGGCACGTCGGCATGCGCATCGAGAAACCGGGCGACGTCGAGGGCGCGCTGCGCGACGCCTTCGCCATGAAGGACCGCCTGGTGTTCATGAACTTCATCACCGACCGCAGCGAGAACGTCTGGCCGATGGTCAAGACGGGCAAGGGCCTGTCGGAGATGCTGCTGAGCTCGGAGGACCTGTAA
- a CDS encoding glutathione S-transferase family protein, which translates to MLRILGKASSINVRKVLWTCAELEIPFNREDWGAGFQSTREAAFLALNPNAMVPVIVDGDTVLWESNAICRYLAGRYGGDAALLPSAPAARARVEQWMDWQATELNNSWRYAFMALVRNRPAHADQGQVEHSIAQWNRHMGILEGQLANTGAFAAGTAFSLADIVLGLSVNRWLMTPMQRPAYPAIQAYVERLLQRPGCREFCMNGVA; encoded by the coding sequence ATGCTGCGCATTCTCGGAAAGGCAAGCTCGATCAATGTCCGCAAGGTCTTGTGGACCTGCGCCGAACTGGAGATTCCCTTCAACCGGGAAGACTGGGGCGCCGGATTCCAGTCCACCCGGGAAGCCGCATTCCTGGCCCTGAATCCGAATGCGATGGTGCCGGTGATCGTCGATGGCGATACCGTGCTGTGGGAATCGAACGCGATCTGTCGCTACCTGGCCGGCCGCTACGGCGGCGATGCCGCCCTGCTGCCGTCGGCGCCGGCGGCGCGGGCGCGCGTCGAGCAGTGGATGGACTGGCAGGCGACCGAGCTGAACAATTCCTGGCGCTATGCCTTCATGGCCCTGGTGCGCAACAGGCCGGCGCATGCGGACCAGGGACAGGTGGAGCACAGCATCGCGCAGTGGAACCGGCACATGGGCATCCTCGAGGGGCAGCTCGCGAACACCGGCGCGTTCGCCGCCGGGACGGCGTTCTCGCTGGCCGATATCGTGCTGGGACTGTCGGTCAATCGCTGGCTGATGACGCCGATGCAACGGCCGGCCTATCCGGCCATCCAGGCTTATGTAGAGCGTTTGCTGCAGCGTCCCGGCTGCCGCGAATTCTGCATGAACGGCGTCGCCTGA
- a CDS encoding RNA polymerase sigma factor — MATDKELNDFLESVERRAFKQAAYAVRKDEAALDIVQDAMIKLAEKYGDKPLAELPMLFQRILQNTILDYFRREKVRNTWVSLFGGLGRRDEGDEDFDILDSYEAEEGTAAAESSADQVERAETLRLIDEEIQKLPARQREAFLMRYWQDMDVAETAEAMGCSEGSVKTHCSRATHTLQKALEAKGIKL, encoded by the coding sequence ATGGCCACTGACAAAGAACTAAACGACTTCCTCGAGAGTGTCGAGCGGCGCGCCTTCAAGCAGGCGGCGTACGCAGTCCGCAAGGACGAGGCAGCGCTGGACATCGTTCAGGACGCCATGATCAAGCTGGCCGAGAAATACGGCGACAAGCCCCTGGCCGAACTGCCGATGCTGTTCCAGCGCATCCTCCAGAACACCATCCTCGATTATTTCCGGCGCGAGAAGGTCCGGAACACCTGGGTCAGCCTGTTTGGAGGCCTCGGCCGCCGGGATGAAGGTGACGAGGACTTTGATATACTCGACTCCTACGAGGCCGAGGAAGGGACAGCTGCCGCCGAGTCGAGCGCAGACCAGGTCGAACGCGCCGAAACCTTGCGCCTGATCGACGAAGAGATACAAAAGCTCCCGGCGCGTCAACGGGAAGCCTTCCTCATGCGTTACTGGCAGGACATGGACGTGGCCGAAACGGCCGAAGCGATGGGTTGCTCCGAGGGCAGTGTGAAAACGCACTGTTCTCGCGCTACGCATACCCTCCAAAAAGCCCTGGAGGCCAAGGGAATTAAATTATGA
- a CDS encoding DUF3619 family protein, with the protein MNTDDINLAYKIRHALNENLDHLPASTTDRLAAARARAVARKKADTPASVRKQEQQRPRFDIRSVLAMPWVARAAVAAPLLAMVIGLAGVYQVEREQRSAELADLDAAVLSDDLPLTAYTDHGFNAYLAQQQQQPPQRAQ; encoded by the coding sequence ATGAACACCGACGACATCAACCTGGCGTACAAGATTCGCCACGCCCTGAACGAGAACCTCGACCATCTGCCGGCCTCGACCACCGACAGGCTGGCGGCCGCGCGCGCACGCGCGGTGGCGCGCAAGAAGGCCGATACGCCGGCCTCGGTACGAAAGCAGGAACAGCAGCGTCCGCGCTTCGATATCCGTTCGGTGCTGGCGATGCCGTGGGTGGCGCGCGCCGCCGTGGCGGCGCCGCTGCTGGCGATGGTCATCGGCCTTGCCGGCGTCTACCAGGTCGAGCGCGAGCAGCGCAGCGCCGAGCTGGCGGACCTCGACGCCGCCGTGCTGTCGGATGACCTGCCGCTCACGGCGTATACCGACCACGGCTTCAATGCCTATCTGGCCCAGCAACAGCAGCAGCCGCCGCAACGCGCTCAGTAA
- a CDS encoding DUF3106 domain-containing protein, whose amino-acid sequence MTGNKGKVAAAGAAVVFAGLVLLFSQQHDRAGMPGSAAPAADASSADSAVHPGNAGAPLAHKGGDKPLWRALTPAQQLALQPLQSEWDQMDGVRKQKWLQLANRFAGMNPEEQQRVHARMREWVKLTPAQRELARETYARARKIGPDQKTASWENYQQLSEEQKKKLAASAAGRKTTSVVPSQASGKVVVPLGQGATSCPAGTVKNTVSATPPCVAVPATPQQPAPVPAPQPAQPAQPANPSQQEKPVPANWGISPNNA is encoded by the coding sequence ATGACGGGAAACAAGGGTAAAGTCGCCGCCGCCGGCGCCGCCGTGGTTTTCGCCGGTCTCGTGCTGCTGTTCAGCCAGCAGCACGACCGTGCCGGCATGCCGGGCAGCGCCGCACCCGCGGCCGATGCCAGCAGCGCCGACAGCGCCGTCCACCCCGGCAACGCCGGTGCGCCGCTTGCGCACAAGGGCGGCGACAAGCCGCTGTGGCGCGCGCTCACCCCGGCCCAGCAGCTTGCCCTGCAGCCGCTGCAGAGCGAGTGGGACCAGATGGATGGCGTGCGCAAGCAGAAATGGCTGCAGCTGGCGAACCGCTTCGCCGGCATGAATCCGGAAGAACAGCAGCGCGTCCATGCCCGCATGCGCGAATGGGTCAAGCTCACCCCGGCGCAGCGCGAACTGGCGCGCGAAACCTATGCGCGTGCGCGCAAGATCGGTCCGGACCAGAAGACCGCAAGCTGGGAGAACTACCAGCAGCTGTCCGAAGAACAGAAGAAGAAACTGGCCGCGTCCGCCGCCGGCCGCAAGACGACCTCCGTGGTGCCGAGCCAGGCCAGCGGCAAGGTCGTGGTCCCGCTCGGCCAGGGGGCGACCTCCTGCCCTGCCGGCACCGTCAAGAACACCGTCTCCGCCACCCCGCCCTGCGTGGCGGTGCCGGCGACACCGCAGCAGCCGGCGCCCGTCCCGGCGCCGCAACCCGCCCAGCCCGCCCAGCCGGCCAATCCGTCCCAGCAGGAAAAGCCGGTGCCGGCCAACTGGGGCATCAGTCCGAACAACGCCTGA
- a CDS encoding RDD family protein — protein sequence MSDTPSSTPTIKRRLIVMVYETFLLLAVEMLAVALYLLVTRNSHAPLAQHGLKVFLFLVTGAYFVWSWTDSGHTLAMKTWRLRLTGDGQGRVPLRTAVLRYLLAWGWFLPALIVCAAFGLKGKAEVSAAIAIGVAGWALTAFLDKDRQFLHDRLAGTRLLQLPKAAKASKTAAVSPAA from the coding sequence ATGTCCGACACGCCCAGCAGCACGCCGACGATCAAACGCCGCCTGATCGTCATGGTCTACGAGACCTTCCTCCTGCTGGCTGTCGAGATGCTGGCCGTCGCGCTCTACCTGCTGGTCACGCGCAACAGCCATGCGCCGCTGGCCCAGCACGGCCTGAAAGTCTTCCTGTTCCTGGTGACGGGCGCGTATTTCGTCTGGAGCTGGACCGACAGCGGCCATACGCTGGCCATGAAAACCTGGCGCCTGCGGCTGACCGGCGATGGCCAGGGCCGCGTGCCGCTGCGCACGGCCGTGCTGCGCTATCTGCTGGCCTGGGGCTGGTTCCTGCCGGCGCTGATCGTCTGCGCCGCCTTCGGCCTGAAGGGCAAGGCGGAAGTCTCGGCCGCGATCGCCATCGGCGTGGCCGGCTGGGCGTTGACCGCCTTCCTCGACAAGGACCGCCAGTTCCTGCATGACCGCCTGGCCGGCACCCGCCTGCTGCAACTGCCGAAAGCAGCGAAGGCGTCGAAGACCGCGGCGGTGTCGCCGGCGGCCTGA
- a CDS encoding RNA pseudouridine synthase: MTEEAIRLAKRVAEIVPCSRGEAERYIAGGWVSVDGIVAEDPATRVTPAQRIELLPGATPVEPPPVTILLHKPAGLHGKAALDSLQHETLFQEGQGQRFLKRHLGRLTPAMPLEVMASGLVVFSQDWRVLRKLGEDGDRIEQEYVAEVGGAIAEDGLARLNRGGKPNAPLKASWQSEARLRFAGKGLVPGQIEALCAQVGLEVKALRRLRIGRVALSSLPVGQWRYLRDVERF; this comes from the coding sequence ATGACTGAAGAAGCTATCCGCCTCGCCAAGCGCGTGGCCGAAATCGTGCCGTGTTCGCGCGGCGAGGCCGAGCGCTACATCGCCGGCGGCTGGGTCAGCGTCGACGGCATCGTCGCCGAGGACCCGGCCACGCGCGTGACGCCGGCCCAGCGCATCGAACTGCTGCCGGGCGCCACGCCGGTCGAGCCGCCGCCGGTCACCATCCTGCTGCACAAGCCGGCCGGCCTGCACGGCAAGGCCGCGCTCGACTCGCTGCAGCATGAAACGCTGTTCCAGGAAGGACAGGGCCAGCGCTTCCTGAAGCGTCACCTGGGCAGACTGACGCCGGCGATGCCGCTCGAAGTCATGGCCAGCGGCCTGGTCGTGTTCAGCCAGGACTGGCGCGTGCTGCGCAAGCTGGGCGAGGATGGCGACCGCATCGAGCAGGAGTACGTGGCCGAGGTCGGCGGCGCCATCGCCGAAGACGGCCTGGCGCGTCTGAACCGGGGCGGGAAACCGAATGCGCCGCTCAAGGCCAGCTGGCAGAGCGAGGCGCGGCTGCGCTTCGCCGGCAAGGGCCTCGTGCCTGGCCAGATCGAGGCCCTGTGCGCCCAGGTCGGGCTGGAAGTGAAGGCGCTGCGCCGCCTGCGCATCGGCCGTGTGGCGCTGAGCAGCCTGCCGGTGGGGCAGTGGCGCTACCTGCGGGACGTCGAGCGCTTCTAG